Proteins encoded together in one Penicillium digitatum chromosome 1, complete sequence window:
- a CDS encoding Ubiquitin-conjugating enzyme E2 6: MDHLQPFTFGSPRHTHSEPKAKPAPLDRPSFTFIDHDDDLTSKRIKDVNARKAIRSHVMRDVRRRERLAGLKRTSRQNRGQSDTSKATVGESDEQRLVLRASSQSSASSSILDASSGDGFTSIYRGRPIRWCAGYPLPLHSNPNPPTSWFLDPFFTLPGTSELPSMVAHLVYYWKTIFVPMTFPNTSKDSNQEMELMVRSSFSDPGSFFGLMSMCAAHRAVLASQRSGNWDSVLTNDPDYCMMRAKSIQEMSAKVRDPSRRLSNEAFDTIINLLTGSLIIGEFSEVHTHLTGLKSMVDLRGGITDESIRSSSMLSAIITTDIKAASGLMTKPVFPLTWDAQPIPSKIQQRIRPLASSPLNRLGTGFSANMFLSPSLLKIISVLRDMVFFSITYQTKPTVIKPGDQDFFRILNCEVEHQLLSYIYAEGSTNPEPNLHPLEAVTRVASICYLNHFLIVSPSSSGLGRALTKHLKTALDGCKLSLLVALPNQTFGLYVWALFVGAQGALGQPERQWFVERLARVAMICKWQSWEQISKLMTEFFFVAALDSLNWRSIWDEAMTGFVISESEELEFSSLLGTGALSLI; the protein is encoded by the exons ATGGATCATCTGCAGCCTTTCACCTTTGGTTCGCCTCGGCATACTCATTCAG AACCCAAGGCTAAACCTGCGCCGCTGGATCGGCCTTCCTTTACATTCATTGATCACGATGATGACTTAACCTCCAAGAGGATAAAAGATGTCAATGCACGCAAGGCTATTCGCTCCCATGTTATGCGCGATGTACGCCGACGTGAGAGACTTGCTGGGTTGAAGCGAACATCCAGACAGAATCGTGGGCAATCCGATACTTCCAAGGCGACCGTTGGTGAATCAGACGAACAAAGGTTGGTGTTGCGGGCTTCATCTCAGTCTTCTGCTTCGTCATCCATACTGGACGCAAGCTCTGGAGATGGTTTTACCTCTATCTATCGTGGGCGTCCTATCAGGTGGTGTGCTGGTTATCCTTTGCCTCTCCATTCAAATCCTAATCCACCTACATCATGGTTTCTTGATCCTTTCTTTACGTTGCCCGGTACCAGTGAGCTTCCGTCGATGGTTGCACACTTGGTGTACTACT GGAAAACCATATTCGTACCGATGACTTTCCCGAACACCAGCAAAGACTCAAACCAAGAGATGGAACTAATGGTTCGATCCTCATTCTCGGACCCGGGTAGTTTCTTTGGGCTGATGAGCATGTGCGCTGCACATCGAGCTGTTCTCGCAAGCCAGCGATCGGGTAATTGGGACTCGGTGCTTACCAATGACCCTGACTATTGTATGATGAGAGCAAAGTCCATTCAAGAAATGAGCGCAAAAGTGCGGGATCCCAGTCGCAGACTCAGTAATGAGGCGTTTGATACCATAATCAACCTTCTCACTGGTTCG CTGATCATTGGAGAATTCAGCGAGGTTCACACTCATCTAACAGGCCTTAAAAGTATGGTTGATCTGCGGGGGGGAATAACAGACGAGAGTATTCGTTCTTCCTCTATGTTATCTGCTATCATCAC AACTGACATCAAAGCTGCCTCGGGCCTAATGACCAAACCCGTTTTCCCATTAACTTGGGATGCACAGCCAATCCCTTCAAAGATCCAACAACGAATAAGACCACTAGCTTCGTCTCCCCTCAACAGGCTAGGCACGGGATTTTCGGCCAATATGTTCCTCAGTCCCTCGTTATTGAAAATAATAAGCGTGCTTCGGGACATGGTATTCTTTAGCATCACTTATCAGACAAAGCCCACGGTCATTAAACCTGGTGACCAAGACTTTTTCCGCATCCTCAACTGCGAAGTAGAGCATCAACTTCTCAGCTATATCTATGCAGAAGGTTCCACCAACCCGGAGCCCAACCTTCATCCTCTTGAAGCAGTCACTCGAGTGGCATCTATATGTTATCTCAATCACTTCCTGATTGTCTCACCTTCATCATCTGGGTTGGGTCGAGCCCTTACGAAACACCTCAAGACAGCGTTGGATGGCTGCAAATTGTCTCTTCTTGTGGCGTTACCAAACCAAACCTTTGGACTTTATGTTTGGGCATTATTCGTCGGAGCCCAAGGTGCCCTTGGTCAGCCTGAGAGACAATGGTTTGTGGAGCGACTGGCCCGTGTCGCAATGATATGTAAATGGCAATCCTGGGAGCAAATTTCAAAACTTATGACAgaa
- a CDS encoding Ubiquitin-conjugating enzyme Ubc6, putative, whose translation MATKAAFKRLTREYQNIQKDPTPFIVTHPSETNILEWHYILTGPPGTPYENGQYWGTLIFPPEYPFAPPAIRMHTPSGRFQPSTRLCLSISDFHPKSFNPAWEVSTILIGLLSFMTSEEMTTGSVSGSESERRVLAARSRWWNSTGGGSHVSATAGITRTSKGINNVKAGDGGFKFRAEWPELDQENLAWMKEHRIDSATGQILPDPDAPTKCSPETSALRRRPNGSAPGIGSVVDGGHVAREAGQGWAGRNRVWICVAVFFGYALISRLLSDMRA comes from the exons ATGGCGACAAAGGCCGCTTTCAAACGG CTCACTCGTGAATACCAAAATATTCAAAAAGATCCTACGCCGTTTATTGTGACCCATCCATCCGAGACCAATATCCTTGA GTGGCATTACATCCTCACTGGACCTCCAGGCACTCCTTATGAAAATGGACAGTACTGGGGTACGTTGATCTTTCCTCCAGAATATCCATTCGCTCCCCCCGCTATCCGCATGCATACACCCAGTGGCCGATTCCAGCCCTCCACTCGACTCTGTCTAAGCATCAGTGACTTCCACCCGAAATCCTTCAACCCCGCTTGGGAAGTTTCGACCATTCTCATCggtcttctctcttttatGACCAGTGAAGAAATGACCACAGGAAGTGTCAGTGGCTCGGAAAGTGAGCGTAGAGTGCTTGCTGCGCGATCTCGGTGGTGGAACTCGACCGGAGGAGGTTCCCATGTCAGTGCCACTGCCGGCATCACTCGAACTTCCAAGGGTATCAACAATGTCAAGGCGGGAGATGGAGGTTTCAAGTTTCGCGCAGAATGGCCTGAACTCGACCAGGAAAATTTGGCTTGGATGAAAGAGCATCGCATCGATTCCGCCACCGGCCAGATTTTACCTGACCCCGATGCGCCCACCAAGTGTTCCCCAGAGACAAGTGCTTTGCGTCGACGACCCAACGGTAGTGCTCCTGGAATCGGTTCTGTCGTGGACGGTGGACACGTTGCGAGAGAGGCAGGTCAAGGCTGGGCTGGACGAAACCGAGTCTGGATCTGTGTTGCTGTCTTCTTTGGTTACGCACTGATCTCACGACTATTGAGTGATATGCGAGCATGA
- a CDS encoding Mitochondrial outer membrane protein (Sam50), putative — protein MSSSFAEGDESVFERLQQRADPKVLEEQQQAVNERMQAIYQKAQNRLAELIDENSTLPCTISSVQVTSAPHTRRSFLERNLSPLLSANKGRPYILSEALREVSATADKLGRFDLFHQPISVYLDESQGQNGMRNIDVHLATREKSRVLMKTGTDLGNAEGSAYGNLLWRNVFGGAETLNLNASLGTRTRSAYQAAFETPILGDPDFRLEIGGIASSTQKSWASHEEVLKGGWSKLRWVSKSGHRHEFGYNGFWRQLTGLAENASPTVRGDAGDSVKSSIFHSWVNDQRDNTLLPSRGYYAKAFNELAGFGLLKGDVSFWKSEIETQGAIPIPIPGINGDSGVSLTTGFRAGILYPLGLDSNPRPQLSRVNDRFQLGGPTDVRGFRLCGLGPREGVDSLGGDVYAAGSANLLFPLPRLGAEKPVRFQAFLNGGRLLSLQTSQKATPTTNGQVQDALVSTLSELQNGLPSVAAGFGIVYAHPVARFELNFSLPLALRKGEEGRKGLQLGIGINFL, from the exons ATGTCTTCCTCTTTTGCTGAAGGAGACGAGAGT GTCTTCGAGCGTTTGCAACAGCGAGCAGACCCCAAGGTCTTGGAAGAGCAACAACAGGCCGTGAATGAGCGCATGCAAGCCATTTATCAAAAGGCCCAGAACCGACTTGCTGAATTG ATTGACGAAAATTCGACCTTGCCCTGCACCATATCCTCTGTTCAAGTTACCAGTGCCCCTCATACCCGACGAAGTTTTCTTGAGCGCAACTTGAGCCCACTTTTGAGCGCAAACAAGGGTCGGCCTTATATATTGTCCGAAGCGTTGCGGGAAGTGTCGGCTACCGCAGATAAACTTGGACGTTTCG ATCTATTCCACCAGCCTATTTCGGTCTACTTGGATGAGTCGCAAGGCCAAAATGGCATGCGCAACATCGATGTCCACCTGGCGACGCGAGAGAAGTCACGCGTGCTGATGAAGACCGGAACCGACTTGGGTAATGCAGAAGGCTCAGCCTATGGTAATCTCCTCTGGCGCAATGTCTTTGGTGGCGCCGAGACTTTGAATTTAAACGCTTCTCTTGGCACCCGGACACGGTCCGCTTACCAGGCTGCATTCGAGACTCCGATCTTGGGTGATCCCGATTTCCGCCTAGAAATCGGTGGTATTGCAAGCTCCACCCAAAAGTCTTGGGCAAGCCACGAGGAGGTTCTCAAGGGTGGCTGGAGCAAGCTCCGATGGGTGTCCAAATCAGGCCACCGTCACGAATTTGGATACAACGGTTTCTGGAGACAGCTCACTGGCCTTGCAGAGAACGCCTCCCCTACCGTCCGTGGAGACGCAGGTGACAGCGTGAAGAGCAGCATCTTTCACAGCTGGGTTAATGACCAGCGGGACAATACCCTTCTGCCATCTCGTGGTTACTATGCCAAGGCCTTCAACGAGCTGGCCGGATTTGGCCTGCTCAAGGGCGATGTCTCGTTCTGGAAGTCTGAAATTGAGACACAAGGTGCCATCCCTATTCCAATTCCAGGAATCAATGGTGACAGCGGCGTCAGTCTCACCACTGGATTCCGTGCCGGCATTCTCTACCCTCTTGGACTGGACTCCAACCCCCGCCCTCAACTTTCCCGTGTCAACGACCGCTTTCAGCTTGGAGGACCTACTGATGTCCGTGGATTCCGCCTCTGCGGCCTCGGTCCTCGCGAGGGCGTTGATTCACTAGGCGGTGATGTGTACGCCGCCGGAAGCGCCAATCTACTGTTCCCACTTCCCCGACTTGGTGCTGAGAAGCCCGTGCGGTTCCAGGCCTTCTTGAATGGCGGCCGCTTGCTTTCTTTGCAAACCTCACAGAAAGCCACTCCTACTACTAATGGTCAGGTGCAGGATGCCCTAGTTTCAACTCTTTCTGAACTACAAAACGGACTGCCCAGTGTCGCAGCTGGCTTTGGTATTGTGTATGCTCATCCTGTCGCTCGCTTCGAGCTTAACTTTTCCTTGCCTCTAGCATTGCGAAAGGGCGAGGAAGGCCGCAAAGGGCTCCAGCTGGGCATCGGCATCAATTTCCTGTAA
- a CDS encoding Golgi membrane protein, putative, which yields MAQYYPQQQGYAPQGSTPQNLQFFPSSYSSVSGHTTPSQASYGAGFGGASNPSAQAYPAGSGYGGFGSPAAGVSGRMGEQGGLRTGWLAAFGTEGYDGEPPLLEELGVNFEHIRTKTLTVLNPFASIDNHLMDDSDLYGALLYIVLYGTFLLLSGKVFYGYIYGVAVFGTVALHLILSLMSPALDTVPTPNAVDPTNYNPHHKPSMSGASAAGHFSATLTFPRSASVLGYCFLPLVLTSLIGIMFPMDTMFGYLLTIAAVGWCTYSSSGMFCTVARMSGMRGLVAYPLTLFYVVFGIMGIFSSRGTGSLAAKTGAA from the exons ATGGCCCAATACTATCCACAACAGCAGGGCTACGCCCCCCAGGGCTCCACACCACAGAATCTCCAGTTCTTCCCCTCGTCCTATTCCTCGGTTTCTGGTCACACAACCCCTTCACAAGCATCTTATGGTGCAGGCTTCGGGGGAGCTTCTAATCCCTCTGCGCAGGCTTACCCTGCCGGTAGTGGATATGGGGGCTTCGGGTCCCCGGCTGCTGGCGTCAGTGGACGTATGGGCGAACAAGGCGGCTTGAGAACGGGATGGTTGGCCGCTTTTGGGACGGAGGGGTATGATGGTGAACCACCGTTGCTTGAGGAGTTGGGTGTCAATTTTGAACATATACGGACCAAG ACTCTGACTGTCCTGAATCCATTCGCTTCTATCGATAATCACCTTATGGACGATAGCGATCTCTACGGCGCTCTGCTCTACATCGTCTTGTATGGCACTTTCCTCCTGCTCTCAGGCAAGGTGTTCTACGGCTATATCTACGGTGTCGCTGTTTTCGGTACCGTCGCTTTGCATCTGATCCTCAGCCTCATGTCTCCCGCTCTCGACACTGTCCCAACTCCCAACGCCGTCGACCCTACCAACTACAACCCCCACCACAAACCTTCCATGTCCGGTGCCTCGGCTGCGGGCCATTTCTCTGCTACTCTGACCTTTCCGCGCTCCGCTAGCGTTTTGGGCTACTGCTTCCTTCCTTTGGTGCTTACCAGTCTCATTGGTATCATGTTTCCCATGGACACTATGTTCGGCTATCTCCTAACAATTGCCGCTGTTGGCTGGTGCACATACAGTTCGTCGGGGATGTTCTGCACTGTGGCGCGTATGAGTGGCATGAGGGGTCTCGTGGCGTATCCGTTGACTTTGTTCTACGTCGTTTTTGGAATTATGGGTATATTCTCTTCGCGTGGCACCGGGTCGCTGGCTGCGAAGACGGGTGCGGCTTGA
- a CDS encoding Ubiquitin fusion degradation protein (Ufd1), putative, translating to MAQDTLVWSSQLLVASPEWAPRLAGDKIILPQSALEQLLAAAPLQAVPSGNSRVLTSSLDPFSHLTLATELRARQEVAQRQQQLPHPLIFRIVNPLNGRFVYAGIREFSAEENEVALSTLLRKSLDIKDEEFLSEKGEPEGLAASQIERELSPRTGPTVTVHAKQLPKGTYVRLRPLEAGYDPEDWKALLERYLRDNFTTLTTGELLTVPGTRSESFRFLVDKVFPEGEGICVVDTDLEVDIVALSEEQARETLQKRLEKASRTPGTTSGSSSGGALSIGEDVTAQVLPGEYVDYELRDWNRQDTVQIELTTDNPEVSIFASPFSTRQRSRPRSDMHALGDFSSQSPKKFDLRPTNAVLEDAEALYVAVHADPANSESSDPQRQSPSQYHLRITVNPLDPSDSPNETEETHEPGDAQCKNCQQWVPDRTLVLHENFCLRNNVLCPQCHNVFQKRSPEWQGHWHCPHDSGYGNDAPSKEKHDAIFHKIYQCTDCTGDFNGLPSLAQHRTTDCPGKLILCQFCHLLVPQKGDSDPDFRDPEVMLSGLTPHELVDGGRTTECHLCNKIIRLRDMNTHLRHHDLQRLSRPAPRMCMNRNCGRTLNKAGNESVGLCSFCFGPLYVDTHDPEGKALRRRIERRYLSQMMTGCGKPWCQNEYCKTAKQKIPSDSGPSAAMSVVEIMKLTRPHVEALNTQPSVPNTAPLYLCADETSQHRRNLAELIAAESIEGKVYGLPWCIAAAEASSGDLEKAREWLSKWAPTQGARST from the coding sequence ATGGCTCAAGATACTTTAGTCTGGTCATCCCAGCTGCTCGTCGCATCACCAGAGTGGGCACCTCGACTCGCTGGTGACAAAATCATTCTACCGCAATCTGCGCTCGAACAGCTGCTAGCCGCCGCTCCGCTTCAAGCTGTCCCCTCCGGGAACTCTCGTGTACTCACTTCGTCGCTCGATCCCTTCAGCCATCTTACCTTAGCCACCGAATTGCGTGCTCGTCAAGAGGTCGCGCAACGTCAGCAGCAACTGCCCCACCCGTTAATATTCCGCATTGTCAATCCTCTGAATGGACGGTTTGTCTATGCGGGCATTCGGGAGTTCTCCGCTGAAGAGAACGAAGTCGCACTGAGCACATTGCTCAGAAAGTCACTTGATATTAAGGATGAAGAGTTTTTGAGTGAAAAAGGAGAACCAGAAGGCCTGGCCGCGTCCCAAATAGAAAGGGAACTCTCACCACGGACGGGCCCCACGGTCACGGTACATGCGAAGCAACTACCCAAAGGCACCTATGTTCGCCTCCGTCCGCTAGAAGCCGGATACGACCCTGAAGACTGGAAGGCCCTTCTGGAAAGATACTTACGGGACAACTTTACGACCCTCACAACGGGCGAGCTTCTGACAGTGCCGGGTACCCGGAGCGAGTCATTCAGATTCTTGGTGGACAAGGTGTTTCCCGAAGGCGAAGGAATCTGTGTGGTGGATACAGACCTTGAAGTTGACATCGTCGCGTTGTCAGAGGAACAGGCCCGAGAAACGCTACAGAAGAGATTAGAAAAGGCTTCACGCACCCCGGGTACAACTAGCGGCAGCTCAAGCGGTGGTGCCCTGAGCATTGGAgaagatgtcactgcccaaGTATTACCTGGGGAATACGTGGATTATGAGCTTCGAGATTGGAACCGCCAGGACACTGTCCAGATTGAGCTTACTACGGACAACCCGGAAGTGAGTATTTTTGCTAGTCCCTTTTCTACTCGCCAAAGAAGTCGTCCGAGATCAGACATGCATGCCTTGGGGGATTTCTCGAGCCAGTCACCCAAGAAATTCGATCTTCGGCCCACAAATGCGGTTCTGGAAGACGCCGAGGCTCTTTATGTAGCAGTTCACGCCGATCCTGCAAACAGTGAATCATCAGATCCACAGCGGCAGTCACCATCTCAATACCACCTCAGGATCACAGTGAATCCATTGGACCCATCGGATAGCCCTAATGAGACGGAAGAAACCCACGAGCCTGGCGATGCACAGTGCAAGAACTGCCAACAATGGGTTCCTGATCGGACACTAGTTCTCCATGAGAACTTCTGTCTCCGCAATAATGTTTTATGTCCGCAGTGCCACAATGTCTTCCAAAAGCGGTCTCCAGAGTGGCAAGGCCATTGGCACTGTCCACACGACTCTGGCTACGGCAATGATGCCCCAAGCAAAGAAAAACATGATGCTATCTTCCATAAAATATACCAATGCACTGATTGCACTGGGGATTTCAATGGACTTCCTAGTCTTGCGCAACATCGTACTACAGATTGTCCTGGGAAGTTGATCCTTTGTCAATTCTGCCATCTTCTCGTGCCACAGAAAGGCGACTCTGACCCTGATTTCCGCGACCCCGAGGTAATGCTTTCCGGCCTCACTCCACACGAACTCGTGGATGGAGGACGCACCACCGAATGCCATCTATGTAATAAGATTATCCGATTACGAGACATGAACACTCATCTTCGGCACCATGACCTGCAACGTCTATCTCGACCCGCACCGCGCATGTGCATGAACAGAAACTGCGGCAGGACATTGAACAAAGCCGGAAATGAATCTGTTGGCCTGTGCAGTTTCTGTTTCGGACCGCTTTATGTGGACACGCACGATCCAGAGGGCAAAGCACTACGTCGTCGCATTGAACGCCGGTATCTCTCCCAGATGATGACTGGATGTGGCAAGCCCTGGTGTCAGAATGAGTACTGCAAAACGGCGAAGCAGAAAATTCCATCTGACTCTGGTCCTTCAGCCGCGATGAGTGTGGTGGAAATCATGAAGTTGACACGACCACATGTCGAAGCTCTCAATACCCAGCCCAGTGTGCCGAATACGGCGCCTTTATACCTCTGTGCTGACGAAACAAGTCAACACCGTCGCAATCTCGCAGAGTTGATTGCAGCAGAGAGCATTGAAGGGAAAGTGTACGGTCTCCCGTGGTGCATTGCAGCGGCAGAAGCCTCGAGTGGCGACTTGGAGAAGGCAAGAGAGTGGCTGTCGAAATGGGCACCAACTCAGGGGGCAAGGAGCACATGA
- a CDS encoding putative ubiquitin fusion degradation protein (Ufd1): protein MPAVLQSTINLLESELVKARAALRDIQPNASPFGFRSEDIAVGATAAYRRDLIGRAPDFYGSRRLTPKELGLEHVVHELPTERAVSKVHSIATAAPQRTGLEDVLSYSLILDQMAPHLSVSSLMTLSSVSRRLYTAITQTPYVFRHLDLSRCRGAKLSAATQAENDPQMEDEIYSAPLKLIFTSLQDRGILQDVRTLILDGVSVPADLVADILLTDRFNVNILSIRECRHLNERKLMQVIQHAVRPTRPAGTPRVKGIYHFSPIHTGPRAVARPRYRDWWGSRVRNSQTHNQIRSNSEQEDGASAGSPSIEQQNEWYSATGKLFKHTPGEGWAQVLKKCEGIIAFDATLCRGPRHDPNLYSSTTVEGTSAEAPLLGPAVATVALGPRGCDRCHSSPEGPAIWSQSPDLQFPMLSPPPLHSSSVAAAKRPKLIPGEYPILIARCTDCLTNCWCHRCNKWFCGNCLPNPHRVQVNLSPHQTAVHATAAELQERERLKRGVSKDCWECGPTCASCKLECQQTCQGCQGDYCLQHNEGCSKTLCDWCNTSARGRMRGDFY, encoded by the exons ATGCCGGCCGTTCTACAATCAACAATCAATCTCCTGGAAAGTGAGCTGGTCAAAGCCCGCGCTGCCCTCCGGGATATCCAACCCAATGCCTCGCCCTTTGGATTTCGGAGCGAGGACATCGCCGTAGGCGCTACAGCTGCGTACAGACGAGATCTCATCGGCCGTGCACCTGATTTTTACGGGTCTCGCCGCTTAACGCCCAAGGAACTCGGCCTGGAGCACGTCGTACATGAACTACCCACGGAACGTGCGGTGTCAAAGGTGCACTCTATAGCAACCGCAGCCCCTCAGCGAACGGGATTAGAGGATGTCCTAAGCTATAGCCTGATCCTCGACCAGATGGCACCACATCTATCAGTGTCCTCGTTGATGACGTTAAGCTCAGTCTCACGCCGCCTCTACACCGCCATCACTCAAACACCATATGTATTCCGGCATCTTGATCTGTCCCGCTGCCGGGGCGCAAAACTTTCTGCGGCAACACAAGCGGAGAATGACCCCCAGATGGAGGATGAGATTTACTCCGCCCCATTGAAGCTTATTTTTACAAGCCTTCAGGACAGAGGTATACTGCAAGATGTACGCACTCTCATCTTGGATGGGGTATCCGTCCCGGCTGATCTGGTGGCCGATATCCTTTTGACGGATCGCTTTAATGTCAATATCCTGTCTATTCGCGAATGTCGCCATCTCAACGAACGCAAGCTCATGCAGGTCATTCAGCATGCTGTTCGGCCTACACGTCCGGCGGGTACGCCGCGAGTGAAGGGGATCTATCATTTCTCTCCCATTCACACGGGCCCTCGGGCAGTGGCACGGCCCCGATACCGAGACTGGTGGGGAAGCCGCGTGCGAAATTCGCAGACACATAACCaaatccgatccaattctGAGCAGGAGGACGGGGCCTCCGCGGGATCACCATCGATAGAGCAGCAAAACGAGTGGTATAGTGCAACAGGGAAGCTTTTCAAGCACACTCCTGGGGAAGGATGGGCACAGGTGCTCAAGAAGTGTGAGGGCATTATTGCCTTTGATGCTACTCTTTGTCGTGGCCCGAGACACGATCCCAATCTGTACAGTTCGACCACGGTGGAGGGCACCTCAGCTGAGGCTCCGTTGCTCGGACCCGCCGTGGCCACCGTAGCCCTCGGACCCCGTGGATGTGACAGATGCCACAGTTCCCCCGAAGGTCCAGCTATTTGGAGCCAGTCTCCGGATCTACAATTTCCGATGCTCAGCCCCCCGCCATTGCACTCATCTAGCGTTGCAGCGGCCAAACGGCCCAAGCTAATTCCAGGCGAGTATCCAATCCTCATTGCCCGCTGCACGGACTGCCTTACCAACTGTTGGTGCCATCGGTGCAACAAATGGTTCTGCGGAAACTGTCTACCAAACCCACACCGTGTTCAAGTAAACCTGTCTCCGCATCAGACTGCAGTCCACGCCACTGCCGCTGAACTGCAAGAACGCGAG AGGCTGAAACGTGGTGTAAGCAAAGATTGCTGGGAATGTGGCCCAACT TGTGCTTCCTGTAAGCTGGAATGCCAGCAAACATGTCAAGGCTGCCAGGGTGATTATTGCCTTCAGCACAATGAAGGCTGCTCGAAGACACTG TGTGACTGGTGCAATACCAGTGCTCGCGGCCGAATGCGTGGCGACTTTTACTAG
- a CDS encoding ATPase, AAA+ type, core, producing the protein MALDNYYRNKIEGMKLEIIQGQAVLRRLEAQRNDYNSRVRLLREELGLLQQPGSYVGEVVKVMSTKKVLVKVHPEGKYVVDISDGVDISKLVVGKRVALLSDSYKLEKMLPSSVDPLVALMMVEKVPDSTYDMIGGLDQQIKEIKEVIELGLKHPELFESLGIAQPKGVLLYGPPGTGKTLLARAAAHHTDCRFIRVSGSELVQKYIGEGSRMVRELFVMAREHAPSIIFMDEIDSIGSSRIDSSGGGDSEVQRTMLELLNQLDGFEPTKNIKIIMATNRLDILDPALLRPGRIDRKIEFPPPSVEARADILRIHSRSMNLTRGINLTKIAEKMNGCSGAELKGVCTEAGMYALRERRVHVTQEDFDLATAKILNKHDDKEVAVSKLWK; encoded by the exons ATGGCTCTGGACAACTACTATCGCAATAAAATCGAGGGCATGAAGCTCGAGATTATTCAAGGCCAGGCCGTTCTACGACGATTAGAAGCGCAGCGCAATGACTACAACTCGAGAGTCCGTCTACTGCGCGAAGAGCTTGGCTTGCTGCAACAACCTGGCTCCTACGTTGGTGAGGTGGTGAAGGTGATGAGCACTAAGAAGGTTCTGGTGAAGGTACACCCGGAAGGAAAATACG TGGTGGATATCTCTGATGGTGTGGACATTAGCAAACTCGTTGTCGGAAAGCGAGTCGCTCTCCTTTCTGATTCCTACAAGTTGGAGAAGATGTTGCCGTCTTCGGTCGATCCTCTAGTTGCACTCATGATGGTCGAGAAGGTCCCCGACAGCACTTACGACATGATTGGTGGCTTAGACCAGCAAATCAAGGAAatcaaggaagtgatcgagCTTGGCCTCAAGCACCCCGAGCTGTTTGAATCTTTGGGTATCGCACAGCCGAAGGGTGTCTTGCTTTACGGCCCACCCGGAACCGGCAAGACCCTGCTTGCTCGAGCAGCCGCTCACCATACTGACTGTCGATTCATCCGAGTAAGTGGCTCAGAACTGGTGCAGAAATACATCGGTGAGGGTAGTCGGATGGTGCGCGAGCTTTTCGTCATGGCACGAGAGCACGCACCAAGCATCATCTTCATGGATGAGATTGACAGTATTGGGTCAAGCCGGATAGATTCATCGGGAGGTGGTGACTCGGAGGTGCAACGTACCATGCTGGAGTTGTTGAACCAGTTGGACGGCTTCGAGCCAACAAAGAACATTAAGATTATCATGGCGACAAATCGACTGGATATTCTGGACCCGGCCCTACTTCGGCCTGGGCGAATTGATCGAAAGATCGAATTTCCCCCTCCATC GGTGGAAGCTCGTGCAGACATCTTGCGGATCCACTCTCGATCGATGAATCTGACCCGTGGGATCAACTTGACCAAGATTGCCGAGAAGATGAACGGATGCTCTGGAGCCGAGCTCAAGGGTGTCTGCACGGAGGCAGGCATGTATGCACTCCGCGAGCGTCGAGTTCATGTCACACAAGAAGACTTTGATCTGGCCACCGCCAAGATTCTCAACAAGCATGATGACAAGGAGGTGGCCGTGTCGAAGCTGTGGAAGTAG